A part of Deltaproteobacteria bacterium genomic DNA contains:
- a CDS encoding M23 family metallopeptidase, translated as MNLKLNAIKKLSLGTLLSSAAWLTVVSCSTAPTPISRELGLVTTETSPPSPQTSLINQELKREPQSVVKYRYFDWPVDEARLTRGYSSDPVPHPKKRKNRSHWGIDLAAQKGTPIYSSHQGHVVYAGKDFKGYGKMVLLEGENGWATIYAHLDKITVKEGQKLRQGDLLGLMGKTGRVTGVHLHFEIRQHKEAYDPLLFLPNGEKVLEQLSAKNE; from the coding sequence ATGAATTTAAAATTAAATGCTATTAAAAAATTAAGCCTAGGAACCCTTTTGAGCAGTGCTGCATGGCTCACGGTCGTTTCGTGCTCAACAGCTCCAACTCCGATTTCAAGGGAGCTGGGACTGGTGACGACGGAGACGAGTCCTCCAAGCCCCCAAACTTCTCTCATTAACCAAGAACTTAAAAGAGAGCCGCAATCCGTTGTTAAATATCGTTATTTTGACTGGCCAGTAGATGAAGCTCGGCTCACTCGAGGGTACAGTTCAGATCCTGTCCCCCACCCAAAGAAAAGAAAGAATCGATCCCACTGGGGAATCGATTTAGCTGCCCAAAAAGGAACTCCTATATACTCTAGCCATCAAGGCCATGTCGTCTATGCAGGAAAAGACTTTAAAGGTTATGGGAAAATGGTTCTTCTTGAGGGTGAGAATGGTTGGGCAACTATCTATGCCCACTTAGATAAAATCACAGTTAAAGAGGGACAAAAGTTAAGACAGGGAGATTTGCTGGGTCTCATGGGAAAAACAGGTCGGGTTACAGGTGTCCATTTGCATTTTGAAATCAGACAACACAAAGAAGCCTACGACCCACTCCTGTTTCTTCCTAATGGCGAAAAGGTTTTAGAACAACTTTCCGCCAAGAATGAGTGA
- a CDS encoding serine hydroxymethyltransferase: MIEKTLLYEADPEIGKWILAEESRQQNGLEMIASENYTSLAVMQAQGSVLTNKYAEGYPHKRYYGGCHNVDEIEAIAIERAKRIFNCQFANVQPHSGSQANMAVYLAAVKAGETIMGMDLSHGGHLTHGSPVNFSGILFHPVSYKLDPETGRLNYEQIMKSALEHKPKLIIAGYSAYSRFLDFKKFKEIADAVGAKLLVDMAHFAGLVASGHHPSPFPYADFVTSTTHKTLRGPRGGLILTNNEESAKLINSKIFPGIQGGPLEHVIAAKAVSFGEVLKPDFKDYIENVITNAKILSDILIERKMELVTGGTDNHLLLLDLSRTPVTGKQAEIALDEAGITVNKNTVPNEKRSPFVTSGVRIGTPALTTRGMGANEMKQIGNWIAEIIDNIENADLRFKIKTEVKNLCSRFPLPY, from the coding sequence ATGATTGAAAAAACTCTACTTTATGAGGCGGATCCAGAAATAGGTAAATGGATTTTGGCCGAAGAGTCCAGACAGCAAAACGGTCTGGAAATGATTGCATCAGAAAATTATACTTCTTTAGCCGTGATGCAGGCCCAGGGCTCAGTTTTAACTAACAAGTACGCTGAAGGTTACCCCCATAAACGATATTATGGAGGCTGTCACAATGTTGATGAGATCGAAGCTATCGCCATTGAGAGAGCTAAAAGAATTTTCAACTGCCAATTTGCAAATGTTCAGCCTCATTCAGGCTCTCAAGCCAATATGGCCGTTTATCTAGCCGCTGTAAAAGCCGGAGAAACCATCATGGGAATGGATCTATCCCATGGAGGCCACTTAACCCATGGAAGTCCGGTCAATTTTTCTGGGATTTTGTTTCACCCTGTTTCTTATAAATTAGACCCTGAAACAGGGCGGCTAAATTATGAACAGATAATGAAATCGGCCCTTGAACACAAACCTAAACTTATTATCGCAGGCTATAGCGCTTACTCAAGATTTTTAGATTTTAAAAAGTTTAAAGAGATTGCTGATGCCGTTGGAGCTAAGCTCTTGGTAGACATGGCCCATTTTGCAGGTCTCGTGGCCAGCGGACATCATCCTTCCCCCTTTCCCTATGCTGATTTTGTTACCTCCACTACTCACAAAACCCTACGAGGTCCCCGTGGCGGTCTCATCCTTACAAACAATGAAGAGTCCGCTAAATTAATAAATTCAAAAATATTTCCTGGAATCCAAGGTGGACCTCTTGAGCACGTTATCGCCGCCAAAGCCGTTTCCTTCGGAGAGGTTTTAAAACCTGATTTTAAGGATTATATTGAAAATGTAATAACCAATGCTAAAATTCTGTCTGATATTCTTATTGAACGAAAGATGGAGTTGGTAACAGGCGGAACTGATAACCATTTGTTACTTCTGGATTTAAGTCGCACTCCTGTCACTGGCAAACAGGCTGAAATAGCCCTCGACGAAGCCGGAATTACCGTGAATAAAAATACAGTCCCGAATGAAAAACGATCCCCTTTTGTAACAAGTGGGGTTCGCATCGGCACACCCGCATTAACAACCAGAGGCATGGGCGCCAATGAGATGAAACAGATAGGGAATTGGATCGCTGAAATCATAGACAATATTGAAAATGCAGATCTGCGATTTAAAATCAAAACCGAAGTGAAAAATCTTTGTTCCAGATTTCCTTTGCCCTACTAA
- a CDS encoding patatin-like phospholipase family protein → MSQIALILSGGGARGSYQAGVVQGIHEVLKAEKIPMKIDQFSGVSAGAINASFLAAEWQDPENAVKKLVDLWSQIRSEDVYNTGAVSLGKIGLQWMGELSFGGLTGSSTPGRALLDTDPLKEFLHKKLNVANIKKNLDAALFSSLIITAVDYSDSTAVSFIQSSKPYKSWQKQRRVSESAEITHDHVLCSSAIPLLFPPRPVGRRYFGDGCVRNSHPCGPSIYLGAEKIVVIGVKSKSYSSYNQELHSLKTPPSVARVINVLLNAVLLDNVEHDVERMERMNQIVSQVSFDKPIPYKKMDYVFISPSKDIGVIASRHSKKVSRLIRYLIKGLGSLDEANELLSYLLFESTFCSELIELGFQDAFDNKDSLIKLFST, encoded by the coding sequence ATGAGTCAAATTGCTCTAATTCTATCCGGAGGCGGAGCCAGGGGATCTTATCAAGCTGGCGTCGTCCAAGGCATTCATGAGGTCCTTAAGGCAGAGAAAATACCGATGAAAATCGATCAATTTTCTGGAGTCAGCGCCGGAGCCATCAATGCTAGCTTTCTTGCGGCTGAATGGCAAGATCCCGAAAATGCTGTTAAAAAACTAGTGGACCTTTGGTCGCAAATTAGAAGCGAAGATGTTTATAATACCGGCGCCGTTTCTTTAGGAAAAATTGGTTTACAATGGATGGGTGAACTTTCTTTTGGTGGACTTACTGGATCCAGCACTCCAGGAAGGGCCTTGCTCGACACAGATCCCTTAAAAGAGTTTCTGCATAAAAAATTAAACGTTGCGAACATCAAAAAAAATCTAGATGCAGCCCTTTTTTCTTCATTGATTATTACGGCTGTTGACTACTCGGATTCAACAGCCGTTTCTTTTATTCAATCCTCAAAACCTTACAAGAGTTGGCAAAAGCAACGACGGGTTTCTGAATCTGCAGAAATCACCCATGACCATGTGCTTTGTTCGAGCGCAATTCCCTTGCTGTTTCCTCCACGACCCGTAGGACGACGCTATTTTGGCGATGGCTGCGTGAGAAATTCTCACCCCTGCGGTCCAAGTATTTATTTAGGAGCTGAAAAAATTGTCGTTATTGGAGTTAAGAGTAAATCTTATAGCAGCTATAATCAAGAATTGCATTCTTTAAAAACTCCTCCTTCCGTAGCCAGAGTGATCAATGTCTTACTCAATGCCGTATTGTTAGACAACGTTGAACATGATGTTGAGAGGATGGAAAGAATGAATCAAATCGTATCTCAAGTTAGTTTTGATAAACCCATTCCTTATAAAAAAATGGATTATGTTTTTATTTCTCCTTCTAAAGATATTGGCGTTATTGCCTCAAGACATTCAAAAAAAGTTTCACGACTTATTCGCTATCTTATTAAGGGCCTTGGCAGTTTGGATGAAGCCAATGAGTTACTCAGTTATTTGTTGTTTGAATCCACCTTTTGTTCCGAATTGATTGAGCTGGGGTTTCAAGATGCCTTTGATAACAAAGACTCACTTATAAAACTTTTTTCTACTTAA
- a CDS encoding RpiB/LacA/LacB family sugar-phosphate isomerase, whose product MEKVMTLFIGCDHGGYELKQSVLSFLNSSSTAPFGTLQIKDFGCHSQESVNYPEFADLVCQSLLKNLYEKSGNLPLKETLSVNDALSFDSLGLLICGTGQGMALKANKYKDIRAALVWNEEISKLAREHNNANILCLPGRFMTSETAISCLIHFLTTPFSKGRHSERVKKINL is encoded by the coding sequence ATGGAGAAGGTAATGACTCTTTTTATTGGCTGCGATCATGGTGGTTATGAGCTCAAACAATCAGTTCTGTCGTTTTTAAACTCATCCTCAACAGCGCCGTTTGGCACTCTACAAATTAAAGATTTTGGATGTCATAGCCAAGAGTCAGTCAATTATCCTGAATTTGCCGATCTTGTTTGCCAGAGTTTACTAAAGAACCTCTACGAAAAATCTGGGAATTTACCTTTGAAAGAGACCCTAAGTGTCAACGATGCTTTAAGTTTTGACAGTTTAGGTTTGCTAATCTGTGGCACGGGACAAGGGATGGCTCTCAAAGCCAACAAATACAAAGACATTCGAGCCGCCCTGGTTTGGAATGAGGAAATCTCAAAATTGGCAAGGGAGCACAATAATGCAAATATTTTGTGCCTTCCTGGCAGATTTATGACTTCTGAAACAGCCATTAGTTGTTTAATTCATTTTTTGACCACCCCCTTTTCCAAGGGAAGACACTCTGAAAGAGTCAAAAAAATAAACCTATAG
- the fabF gene encoding beta-ketoacyl-ACP synthase II, with protein MTSRFEKPSQSVKRVVITGLGALSPVGLNAQDTWTNVLKGQSGISKITKFDTTGFDTQIAGEVKGFNPDLYIEKKEQKKMDTFIHYAIACAKMALEMSQLKLTEDQLKRTGVFIGSGMGGLPMIEEQLEKLRTRGPGRISPFFIPGVITNLASGQVSIAIGAKGPNYSITSACATGVHSIGEAFNYIRYGKCDYMLAGGVEATVCGSAVGGFGAMRALSTKNDTPEKASRPFDKARDGFVLAEGGAVFVLESLESAEKRGATILCEINGYGASSDASHFTTPAPEGDGGRRAMGNALLDAQLKPDQISYINAHATSTPVGDGLETLAIKNLFGDHSKKVWVSGTKSMTGHLLGAAGALESAFCVLAIRDQIAPPTINLENPSDECTLDYIPHEARSGKIIHTLNNSFGFGGTNGCLIFSAL; from the coding sequence ATGACTTCTCGTTTCGAAAAGCCATCTCAATCCGTCAAAAGAGTTGTTATTACTGGCTTAGGAGCATTGAGCCCAGTAGGTCTTAATGCTCAAGACACTTGGACCAATGTTTTAAAAGGTCAAAGTGGTATTAGTAAAATAACTAAATTTGATACGACGGGTTTTGATACGCAAATTGCCGGTGAAGTAAAAGGGTTTAATCCTGATCTTTATATTGAAAAAAAAGAGCAGAAGAAAATGGACACCTTTATTCATTATGCTATTGCGTGTGCGAAAATGGCTTTAGAAATGTCCCAGTTAAAACTCACTGAAGATCAACTAAAGAGAACCGGTGTTTTTATTGGTTCTGGCATGGGCGGATTGCCTATGATTGAAGAGCAATTAGAAAAACTGAGAACCCGAGGACCTGGAAGAATTTCGCCCTTTTTTATACCCGGAGTTATTACTAACTTAGCATCGGGACAGGTTTCAATTGCTATTGGAGCCAAGGGACCGAATTACTCAATTACTAGTGCTTGTGCCACAGGTGTTCACTCCATCGGAGAGGCTTTCAATTATATTCGTTACGGTAAATGTGATTACATGCTTGCTGGTGGCGTGGAGGCGACTGTTTGTGGCTCTGCTGTCGGTGGCTTTGGCGCCATGAGAGCTCTTTCAACCAAAAATGACACCCCAGAAAAAGCTTCAAGACCCTTTGATAAAGCACGCGATGGATTTGTTCTCGCTGAAGGTGGAGCTGTGTTTGTTTTAGAGAGCCTTGAAAGCGCAGAGAAACGTGGTGCCACTATTCTTTGCGAAATCAATGGCTATGGAGCTAGTTCAGATGCAAGTCATTTTACCACACCCGCCCCCGAAGGGGATGGCGGAAGAAGGGCCATGGGCAATGCTCTTCTAGATGCTCAATTAAAACCAGATCAAATTTCATATATTAATGCCCACGCGACTTCAACGCCCGTAGGTGATGGCCTCGAAACCTTAGCCATTAAAAATTTATTCGGTGATCATTCTAAAAAAGTCTGGGTTTCTGGCACAAAGTCAATGACAGGACATCTTTTAGGAGCGGCAGGAGCTCTCGAAAGTGCCTTTTGTGTTCTCGCCATTCGAGATCAAATTGCTCCACCAACGATTAACTTAGAAAACCCGAGTGATGAGTGTACCTTGGACTATATACCTCATGAAGCACGTTCTGGAAAAATCATCCACACTTTAAACAATAGTTTTGGTTTTGGCGGCACCAATGGTTGTTTAATTTTCTCAGCTCTTTAA
- a CDS encoding VTT domain-containing protein yields MEQLIDLFLHLDVHLVTLSQLYGAWMYGILFLIIFCETGLIVTPFLPGDSLLFAAGALASLPGSGIQILPLWLLLISAAFLGDNVNYQIGKWVGPKVFNQTKSLIFNPQHLTRTQVFYQIYGARTVVFARFLPILRTFAPFVAGIAKMDFKKYVVLSFLGSFLWMSLFLGAGFYFGNIPAIKSRFHYVILAVIALSFLPIIIATLKVRFKSKQKI; encoded by the coding sequence ATGGAACAACTTATAGATCTATTTTTACACCTCGATGTTCACTTGGTCACTTTATCTCAGCTTTATGGAGCGTGGATGTATGGAATATTGTTCCTAATTATTTTTTGTGAAACAGGATTAATTGTCACTCCGTTTTTGCCAGGAGACAGCTTGCTGTTTGCAGCGGGAGCCTTGGCATCGCTCCCTGGATCTGGAATCCAAATTTTACCTCTTTGGCTTTTACTGATATCTGCTGCCTTCCTTGGTGATAATGTTAATTATCAAATAGGTAAATGGGTAGGACCCAAAGTTTTTAATCAAACAAAATCCTTAATATTTAACCCTCAACATCTTACGAGAACACAAGTTTTTTATCAAATCTACGGAGCGAGAACAGTTGTTTTCGCAAGATTTTTGCCCATCCTACGAACCTTTGCCCCCTTTGTGGCAGGCATAGCCAAGATGGATTTCAAAAAATATGTTGTGTTGAGTTTTTTAGGTTCTTTTTTATGGATGTCTCTTTTTTTAGGAGCTGGATTCTATTTTGGAAATATTCCTGCGATTAAATCTAGATTTCATTATGTTATTTTAGCTGTGATTGCCCTATCCTTTTTGCCAATAATTATCGCGACTCTTAAGGTACGATTCAAATCAAAACAGAAAATTTGA